A genome region from Tolypothrix sp. PCC 7712 includes the following:
- a CDS encoding DUF928 domain-containing protein, with translation MFKIDHRKSLLGFALIPLAIASGSIVSENLANAQNIRQTQQILAQSVDWAGLFWQRRPKKRLASRGVVQPVCAISPGLVDTYKLWSDRPLFLWHSPGNNQDAQVVIRDYDSQEVVWQKSVKIADQQATYDAEKPLEPGKFYQWQLSGSNNWTTFQVMEASDRQKIQSGLQALEQQLKSDKASPEEIALKKADFFINYEIQHTTETGTFHPWSDAFQILYQVEKPSASFVKQRTEFVANVCKPASAARNQAK, from the coding sequence ATGTTTAAAATTGATCATCGCAAGTCACTTTTGGGCTTTGCACTCATCCCTTTAGCGATCGCTTCCGGTAGTATCGTCAGTGAAAACCTCGCCAACGCTCAAAATATTCGGCAAACACAACAAATCTTAGCGCAATCTGTAGATTGGGCAGGCTTATTTTGGCAACGTCGCCCCAAAAAACGCCTAGCCTCTAGAGGGGTAGTGCAACCAGTCTGTGCGATTTCCCCTGGTTTAGTAGACACATATAAATTGTGGAGCGATCGCCCTTTATTTTTATGGCACAGTCCTGGTAATAATCAAGATGCTCAAGTAGTTATCCGCGATTACGACTCTCAAGAAGTAGTTTGGCAAAAATCGGTCAAAATAGCCGACCAACAAGCCACCTACGATGCTGAAAAGCCTTTAGAACCAGGTAAATTCTACCAATGGCAACTATCCGGTAGTAATAATTGGACAACATTCCAAGTAATGGAAGCAAGCGATCGCCAAAAAATTCAAAGCGGATTGCAAGCATTAGAACAACAACTGAAATCGGATAAAGCTTCACCAGAAGAAATCGCTTTGAAAAAAGCTGATTTCTTTATCAACTATGAAATTCAACACACAACAGAAACAGGAACATTTCACCCTTGGTCTGATGCTTTCCAAATTCTTTACCAAGTAGAAAAACCCTCTGCATCTTTTGTAAAACAACGTACTGAATTTGTTGCTAATGTCTGTAAACCAGCATCAGCAGCGCGAAATCAAGCTAAATAA
- a CDS encoding CHASE2 domain-containing protein, with the protein MKLNSDIFNLKVQKIEQICLFELSWGKGQRLTAQVNYPSALGQLYQDWRRAYLNFYRSDQMRGRAVDGGIAKLGIDWHAELVKAETKLMYEFHRWLRSAELYEIRAQIAQASQQLVKENPETDEAVQVFLTCAPVELDRFPWEAWELGTEFATTGAIQFIRTPLNISQETGSHHPDKRQGRARILAILGDDTGLDFQEEKKTLKSLFRIADVEFVSWKLEETPTEIIEKIADAIADERGWNVLFFAGHSNETEMTGGELGIAPGVSISISEIASQLSAARKRGLQVAIFNSCSGLNLAESLIDLGFGQVVVMREPIHNRVAQDFLVRFLQGLGKHQNVYESVIAARQYLRMDKSHTYPSSYLLPSLFCHPGAHLYRIPPFHWQQRLRQSIPNRLEAIALTVGVLCSVLTPIQSLLLDGRTFTQAVYRSATAQVDAEEAPPVALVQIDTESIYRAQLPNSQLFPMNRSYLAKLLDSTRKLNASVVGLDFIFDTPQTDPPKADADLATAVRQAVDAKTWLMFAAVQEPKREVGTNEALGINKWNWTLQGYIDAYPDLLEFPEADSDCRQVCPFAYLLSLVQLAKQEITDLPQPQTNREQNLRAEFLDVVQQHSTKGNLSKLWQWKAPFNIQPILDYSIPPSQVYTTIPAWQLIENPDINKFPLVSKQVVLIAVGSDDRLGIAPGQPDRSPAPQAYSYWTKQPWLTGGETLAYMIHHFVSNRLVIPIPSILLIGIAMILGKITVFVIKSQSRLSLTRRRQITSGAVGAVIVYGLLGLQIYITAAILLPWFLPSSVFLAYVLPATRRK; encoded by the coding sequence ATGAAACTTAACTCTGATATTTTTAATCTGAAAGTTCAAAAAATCGAACAAATTTGTTTATTTGAACTATCTTGGGGCAAAGGGCAAAGATTAACTGCACAGGTTAATTATCCTTCTGCCCTTGGTCAGTTGTATCAAGACTGGCGACGGGCATATTTGAACTTTTATCGTTCCGATCAAATGCGCGGACGGGCGGTTGATGGTGGTATTGCCAAGCTGGGGATAGATTGGCACGCGGAACTGGTGAAGGCGGAAACTAAATTAATGTACGAGTTTCATCGCTGGTTACGCAGTGCTGAATTATATGAAATTCGCGCCCAAATTGCTCAAGCTAGCCAACAACTTGTTAAGGAAAATCCCGAGACGGATGAGGCGGTGCAAGTATTTCTCACCTGTGCGCCTGTGGAATTGGATCGTTTTCCTTGGGAAGCTTGGGAATTAGGAACTGAATTTGCTACCACTGGGGCGATTCAGTTTATCCGCACTCCCTTAAATATTTCTCAGGAAACAGGTTCACATCATCCTGATAAACGCCAAGGACGCGCCCGGATTTTAGCAATTTTAGGTGATGATACAGGGTTGGATTTTCAAGAAGAAAAGAAAACTTTAAAATCGCTGTTCCGCATTGCTGATGTGGAGTTTGTCAGTTGGAAGCTAGAAGAAACTCCCACAGAAATTATCGAGAAAATTGCCGATGCGATCGCAGATGAACGCGGTTGGAATGTCTTATTTTTCGCGGGACACAGCAACGAAACCGAAATGACAGGCGGAGAATTGGGGATTGCGCCTGGGGTGTCAATTTCCATTAGCGAAATTGCATCCCAACTCAGCGCCGCCAGAAAACGCGGATTGCAAGTAGCAATTTTTAATTCCTGTAGCGGGTTAAATCTGGCAGAATCTTTAATTGACTTGGGTTTTGGACAAGTTGTGGTAATGCGCGAACCGATTCATAACCGCGTCGCCCAAGATTTTTTAGTGAGGTTTTTGCAAGGGTTAGGCAAACACCAGAATGTCTACGAATCGGTGATTGCAGCCAGGCAATATTTACGTATGGATAAAAGCCACACCTACCCCTCATCTTACCTTTTACCTTCCTTATTCTGTCATCCAGGCGCTCACCTCTACCGCATTCCCCCCTTTCATTGGCAACAACGGCTGCGTCAAAGTATACCCAACCGCTTAGAGGCGATCGCGCTAACTGTAGGGGTCTTGTGTAGTGTGCTGACACCTATACAATCACTGTTATTAGATGGACGCACCTTTACTCAGGCAGTTTACCGCAGTGCTACCGCCCAAGTTGATGCCGAAGAAGCTCCGCCCGTGGCTCTAGTGCAAATTGATACTGAATCAATTTACCGCGCCCAGTTGCCAAATTCCCAACTATTCCCCATGAACCGCAGTTATCTGGCCAAGCTGCTGGATAGTACGCGTAAATTAAATGCTTCTGTTGTCGGCTTAGATTTTATTTTTGATACACCCCAAACCGATCCGCCAAAGGCTGATGCAGATTTAGCTACAGCCGTGCGTCAGGCTGTGGATGCGAAGACATGGTTAATGTTTGCGGCGGTGCAAGAACCCAAAAGAGAAGTCGGGACAAACGAAGCATTAGGGATTAACAAGTGGAATTGGACATTGCAAGGATACATTGATGCTTACCCCGACTTACTAGAATTCCCAGAAGCCGACAGCGATTGTCGTCAAGTTTGTCCCTTTGCATATTTGCTATCGCTGGTACAGCTAGCCAAGCAAGAAATCACCGATTTACCTCAGCCGCAAACCAACCGCGAGCAAAATTTACGGGCGGAATTTCTGGATGTGGTGCAGCAGCATTCAACAAAAGGGAACTTATCAAAATTATGGCAATGGAAAGCACCATTTAATATCCAACCAATTCTCGATTACTCAATTCCTCCCAGCCAAGTTTATACAACAATTCCTGCTTGGCAATTAATCGAAAATCCCGATATCAACAAATTTCCTTTAGTGTCCAAACAGGTAGTTTTGATTGCGGTGGGTAGCGATGATCGTTTAGGAATAGCACCAGGACAACCAGATCGTTCCCCAGCGCCACAAGCATACAGCTATTGGACAAAACAACCTTGGCTGACAGGTGGTGAAACATTGGCATATATGATTCATCATTTCGTCAGCAATCGTTTGGTAATTCCCATCCCCAGCATTTTGCTGATTGGGATTGCCATGATTCTTGGTAAAATCACAGTCTTTGTGATTAAAAGCCAATCGCGTTTAAGTCTCACGCGTCGTCGCCAAATCACCTCCGGCGCAGTCGGTGCTGTGATTGTATATGGTTTACTGGGACTGCAAATTTATATAACAGCCGCAATTTTACTACCCTGGTTTTTACCCTCGTCGGTGTTTTTAGCCTACGTTTTACCAGCTACAAGGAGAAAATAA
- a CDS encoding DUF1822 family protein, with protein sequence MINQPTSYLDTDYPDWYSLNETRTELLPEHFQRAASLSQSIHFSQQRWQVYLCALGVLGFEQWLKQRASDLEININSASIWQAATADLLSAACNIQVGAFKICIITASVLTDEHRVPNAVFDIPNFAAHFYVLMQVEEEQNQVAVSGFMNYEQYQKYQATAQLPVAEDWTYTLPQLWFNPDANDLLLNLRCLNPAAIKLPLTSQPTNSTPLKQKLTTIKPQLQKQQPWELLTVSEGITLLSNPELINWVHKAANPSLIQPLINVGLWLNNQIDQAAQELGWMLMPLPAFSQLRSSQLRSLQDDFEQIRAGLEQQGVYIPNTARGAFRDLDCEEGSLRLYAIMWVLSEDAANPEWMLLVAVGSQPQRPMPHTLTLEVRDATQILFDETLSDTSLGILYAQVIGDWNEKFWVTVVTDEVVFEIPPFGLELQTL encoded by the coding sequence ATGATTAACCAACCTACTTCATATTTAGACACAGATTACCCAGATTGGTATTCACTCAACGAAACTCGCACGGAATTATTACCAGAACATTTTCAACGTGCTGCCAGTTTAAGCCAATCAATACATTTTTCCCAACAACGCTGGCAAGTCTATCTATGTGCGTTAGGTGTTTTAGGATTTGAACAATGGCTAAAACAACGCGCATCTGATTTAGAAATTAACATTAATTCTGCTTCGATTTGGCAAGCAGCAACAGCAGATTTATTATCAGCAGCTTGCAATATTCAAGTGGGAGCTTTCAAAATTTGTATTATCACTGCTAGCGTTTTAACTGATGAACATCGGGTGCCGAATGCAGTTTTTGATATTCCCAATTTTGCTGCCCATTTTTATGTGCTGATGCAGGTAGAAGAGGAACAAAATCAGGTGGCTGTATCTGGTTTTATGAACTATGAGCAATACCAAAAATATCAAGCTACTGCACAGTTACCTGTAGCAGAAGATTGGACTTATACTTTACCACAACTCTGGTTTAATCCAGATGCTAACGATTTATTACTTAATTTACGCTGTTTAAATCCAGCAGCTATTAAACTACCTCTAACATCACAACCAACTAATTCCACACCTTTAAAACAAAAGTTAACAACCATCAAACCACAACTGCAAAAACAGCAGCCTTGGGAATTACTCACGGTGAGTGAAGGGATAACATTATTGAGTAACCCAGAATTAATTAATTGGGTTCACAAAGCTGCTAATCCTTCCTTAATTCAACCATTAATTAATGTCGGTTTGTGGTTAAATAATCAAATAGACCAAGCTGCTCAAGAGTTGGGATGGATGTTGATGCCATTACCAGCATTTTCGCAATTACGCTCTTCACAATTACGCTCTTTGCAAGATGATTTCGAGCAAATTCGTGCCGGATTAGAACAGCAAGGTGTTTATATTCCTAACACAGCGCGGGGTGCATTTCGTGATTTGGATTGTGAAGAAGGGAGTTTGCGATTATATGCAATTATGTGGGTGTTATCGGAAGATGCTGCCAACCCTGAATGGATGTTGTTAGTTGCTGTAGGTTCACAACCACAAAGACCTATGCCACATACATTAACATTAGAGGTACGTGATGCAACACAAATATTATTTGATGAAACTTTATCAGATACCAGCTTAGGAATTCTTTACGCTCAAGTTATTGGCGATTGGAACGAAAAATTTTGGGTAACCGTCGTTACTGATGAGGTTGTCTTTGAAATTCCACCTTTTGGTTTGGAATTACAAACCTTGTAG
- a CDS encoding HlyD family efflux transporter periplasmic adaptor subunit — MTQLNGTNFSDRNGNGRYNNEQPTDSHVATSTGKTPKQSPLNFQEVNFEQAVVLRQSPVWSRTIMISLMCLACFGVGWAYYAKIEQVVPAAGQLKPEGTNKEVQAPVNGVVKAVYVKDGQKVKAGDLLLTFDSVATRAELNSLNKIRAALIQENQIYRRLMEVSTASGTELEFLRSRLPQETYFLLKSRAALVSENELLRNQLKKYSSEAGLGTDEQQRLAVAKKELESRSLAAQLEVEKTRKQLSQTQVKKQDTESSLAIQQKILNKLKILSEEGGISQLQYLNQQQQVQNLSAEVAQLAEEEKRLQFDIEKGQQQLTNTIAASDKGILEKISENKQRIAEIDTQFMKVILDNEQRLADITSKISQTQVNVRYQELRAPVAGTIFDLQAKYPGYVANPTQKLMQIVPNEKYIAEVFITNKDIGFVREGMNVDVRIDSFPFSEFGDIKGKVIGIGSDALPPDQTHQFYRFPARVSLDKQYLEIKGHPVTLQSGMSITANIKVREERSVMSLFTELFTKQVDSLKEVR, encoded by the coding sequence ATGACTCAACTTAATGGCACTAACTTTAGTGATAGAAATGGTAACGGTAGGTATAACAACGAACAACCGACAGATTCACACGTAGCCACATCTACTGGTAAAACACCGAAACAATCTCCACTGAACTTTCAAGAAGTTAACTTTGAGCAAGCTGTTGTTCTGCGTCAATCTCCAGTTTGGTCGCGGACAATTATGATCTCGCTGATGTGTTTGGCCTGTTTTGGTGTTGGTTGGGCTTATTATGCCAAAATTGAGCAAGTTGTACCCGCCGCAGGACAATTAAAGCCAGAAGGAACTAATAAAGAAGTTCAGGCTCCTGTGAATGGAGTTGTGAAAGCAGTTTATGTGAAAGATGGTCAAAAAGTCAAAGCGGGCGATTTACTATTAACTTTTGATTCTGTGGCTACCCGTGCAGAATTAAATTCTTTAAATAAAATTCGCGCTGCGTTAATTCAAGAAAACCAAATTTATCGCCGCTTGATGGAAGTAAGTACTGCTTCAGGAACGGAGTTAGAATTCTTGCGGAGTCGCTTACCCCAAGAAACTTACTTTTTGCTGAAAAGTCGCGCAGCATTAGTTTCCGAAAATGAATTATTGCGGAACCAATTAAAAAAATATAGTTCAGAAGCTGGATTAGGTACTGATGAGCAACAACGTTTAGCAGTTGCGAAAAAAGAATTAGAATCTCGCTCTTTAGCCGCACAATTAGAGGTTGAAAAAACCCGCAAACAACTTTCACAAACTCAAGTTAAAAAGCAAGATACAGAATCAAGTTTAGCTATTCAGCAAAAGATTTTGAATAAACTCAAAATCCTCTCAGAAGAAGGTGGTATTTCCCAACTGCAATATCTCAATCAGCAACAGCAAGTGCAAAATTTGAGTGCAGAAGTTGCTCAATTAGCTGAAGAAGAAAAACGTCTGCAATTTGATATTGAGAAAGGTCAGCAGCAGTTAACTAATACTATAGCTGCTTCGGATAAAGGGATTTTAGAGAAAATCTCGGAGAATAAACAGCGAATTGCAGAAATTGATACTCAATTCATGAAGGTGATTCTGGACAATGAACAGCGTTTGGCAGATATCACTAGTAAAATATCGCAAACGCAGGTGAATGTCAGATATCAAGAATTGCGCGCTCCGGTGGCGGGAACAATTTTTGATTTGCAAGCTAAATATCCTGGATATGTAGCTAACCCTACTCAAAAACTGATGCAAATTGTTCCTAATGAAAAATATATTGCAGAAGTTTTTATTACTAACAAAGATATTGGTTTTGTGCGGGAAGGGATGAATGTTGATGTCAGAATTGATTCTTTTCCTTTTAGCGAGTTTGGTGATATTAAAGGAAAAGTTATTGGTATTGGTTCTGATGCATTACCCCCAGATCAAACACATCAGTTTTATCGCTTCCCTGCACGGGTGAGTTTAGATAAACAATATTTGGAGATTAAAGGCCATCCCGTGACCCTGCAGTCGGGTATGTCGATCACAGCTAATATTAAAGTGCGCGAAGAACGCTCAGTGATGAGTCTGTTTACTGAGTTGTTTACGAAGCAAGTTGATAGCTTGAAAGAGGTGCGCTAG
- a CDS encoding peptidase domain-containing ABC transporter, with product MTYIKNSFQEFLGSVEGFDQLPDEEIANVSQQLQAWRYRIGQKIIGKEIIPEKLTIIYEGQVRLLGYDPQTQMPVTLRLLQPGEILGEIGFLRQLGCETAIASTEVVCLTLSAVEYLRLLSSYSTFAHVRKNRPHIIEIFDVVGSELEKQALASANLKEISEQALPQAQVNYLNPGRSSLSQLDSNSIWFVSGGGTIKNLTNGSRLDVSNGGIIEAEGPNSVRLIGLSPSDLFFVEKNEPVQLQVRDSQPQIADELDIPYATEEEYQPATAAKGKGKNQKYPFFRGNGEINATFACFQMLSKHLQIPFRKEVVRRILNEQIKRQGNLSFQLCAYLSELIGLKVHLVDIPATSITRIPTPALIRYGENYAVLYAADANSAVVGVPTQGIVRCKPAELVARLEVDDSKMPPQVRVLLVSTTKETPQERFGLRWFIPYLSRHRRVLIEVFIASFFVQLAALANPLVIQLIIDKVIVQNSISTLNVLGVLLLVVGIFEAVLTTLRTYLFVDTTNRIDMSLGSQIIDHLLRLPLRYFEKRPVGELSTRINELENIRQFLTGTALTVGLDAVFSVVYIIVMLFYSWQLTLVGLGTIPVFVILTLIASPTVQRQLRSKAERNSETQSYLVEVMSGIQTVKAQNIELRSRFSWQERYARYVAAGFKTVVTSTLANSTSNFLNKLSSLLVLWVGAYLVLKQELTLGELIAFRIISGYVTSPILRLAQLWQSFQETALSLERLSDIVDTPEEAESNRQNIPLPAILGAVKYENVSFRFAPSGPLQLSNVSVEIPAGEFVGIVGQSGSGKSTMMKLLLRLYDVESGRILIDGYDIGKVELYSLRRQMGVVPQDPLLFDGTVQDNIALTNPDATTEEIIEAARVAAAHEFIMGLPNGYNTRVGERGAGLSGGQRQRIAIARSVLQRPKLLVLDEATSALDYVTERQVCLNLAQEFKGNTVFFITHRLTTVSHADRIIVMDSGRITEQGNHQELMAAKGHYHYLYQQQEVNL from the coding sequence ATGACATATATTAAAAACTCCTTTCAAGAATTTCTTGGCTCTGTTGAAGGATTTGATCAACTACCTGATGAGGAAATCGCCAATGTATCACAGCAACTGCAAGCTTGGCGCTACCGCATAGGCCAAAAAATTATTGGTAAAGAAATAATCCCCGAAAAATTAACAATTATTTATGAAGGACAAGTGCGGTTGTTGGGATACGACCCTCAAACACAGATGCCAGTAACCTTAAGGTTATTGCAACCTGGGGAAATTTTAGGTGAGATTGGCTTTTTACGTCAACTGGGCTGTGAGACGGCGATCGCTTCCACGGAAGTAGTATGTTTAACCTTAAGTGCAGTTGAATATTTACGCCTCCTTTCTTCTTACTCCACTTTTGCTCATGTGCGTAAAAACCGCCCTCATATCATCGAAATTTTTGATGTTGTCGGGTCGGAATTAGAAAAGCAAGCTTTAGCTAGTGCTAATCTCAAAGAAATATCGGAACAAGCTTTACCACAAGCACAAGTAAATTACTTGAATCCGGGAAGAAGCTCACTTAGCCAACTTGATAGCAATAGTATTTGGTTTGTGAGTGGTGGCGGTACAATCAAAAATCTCACCAATGGTTCGCGCTTAGATGTCAGTAATGGCGGCATAATTGAAGCCGAAGGGCCAAATTCTGTGCGTTTGATTGGTTTATCCCCATCTGATTTATTCTTTGTGGAGAAGAATGAACCAGTACAGCTGCAAGTGCGGGATAGCCAACCTCAAATTGCTGACGAACTAGATATTCCTTACGCTACAGAAGAAGAATATCAACCAGCTACGGCTGCAAAAGGTAAAGGTAAAAACCAGAAATACCCATTTTTCCGTGGTAATGGGGAAATAAATGCCACCTTTGCTTGTTTTCAAATGCTCTCCAAGCACTTACAAATTCCGTTTCGCAAGGAAGTAGTGCGCCGCATTTTAAATGAGCAAATTAAACGACAAGGTAATCTCTCGTTTCAACTTTGTGCTTATTTATCAGAATTAATTGGACTCAAAGTTCATCTGGTAGATATACCCGCTACCTCAATTACTCGCATTCCCACACCAGCATTAATTCGCTATGGCGAAAATTATGCAGTTTTATATGCAGCTGATGCCAATAGTGCAGTTGTGGGTGTACCCACTCAAGGGATAGTGCGTTGCAAACCAGCGGAATTGGTAGCGAGATTAGAAGTTGATGACAGTAAGATGCCGCCTCAGGTGCGGGTATTGCTGGTTTCCACTACTAAAGAAACCCCTCAAGAACGCTTTGGGTTGCGGTGGTTTATTCCTTATTTGTCACGCCACCGTCGGGTGCTAATTGAAGTTTTTATTGCTTCCTTTTTTGTCCAATTAGCAGCGTTAGCTAACCCACTGGTTATTCAGCTAATTATTGATAAAGTCATTGTCCAAAATAGTATTAGCACGCTCAATGTTTTGGGCGTTTTGCTATTGGTAGTAGGCATATTTGAAGCAGTGCTCACAACATTGCGGACTTATTTATTTGTGGATACTACCAACCGCATTGATATGAGTTTGGGGTCACAAATTATTGACCACCTACTCCGCCTACCACTACGCTATTTTGAAAAGCGTCCAGTTGGGGAATTATCAACTCGAATTAACGAACTAGAAAATATTCGGCAATTCCTCACAGGTACAGCTTTAACTGTTGGCTTAGATGCAGTATTTTCGGTGGTTTATATCATCGTTATGCTGTTTTACAGTTGGCAACTTACCTTGGTAGGTTTGGGTACAATTCCCGTATTTGTAATTCTGACATTAATTGCCTCTCCGACTGTACAAAGACAGTTACGCAGTAAAGCCGAACGGAACTCCGAAACACAGTCCTATTTAGTTGAGGTAATGTCCGGGATTCAAACAGTGAAAGCGCAAAATATCGAATTGCGATCGCGCTTTTCTTGGCAAGAACGTTATGCTCGATACGTAGCGGCTGGATTCAAAACTGTTGTGACTTCTACCTTGGCTAACTCAACTAGTAACTTTCTCAATAAATTGAGTAGTTTACTAGTGTTGTGGGTGGGAGCTTATTTAGTACTTAAACAAGAATTAACCTTAGGGGAATTAATCGCCTTTAGAATTATCTCTGGTTACGTTACTAGTCCTATCTTGCGCTTGGCTCAACTTTGGCAAAGCTTCCAAGAAACAGCTTTATCTTTAGAGCGGTTAAGCGATATTGTTGATACACCAGAAGAAGCCGAAAGCAATCGCCAAAATATTCCCTTACCTGCAATTTTGGGAGCAGTGAAATATGAAAATGTTTCCTTCCGCTTTGCACCTAGCGGCCCCCTGCAACTTTCTAATGTCAGTGTAGAAATTCCGGCGGGAGAATTTGTAGGCATTGTCGGTCAGAGTGGCTCTGGTAAAAGTACGATGATGAAATTACTCCTGAGACTTTATGATGTGGAGTCTGGGCGCATCTTAATTGATGGTTATGATATTGGTAAAGTTGAACTTTATTCACTGCGGCGACAGATGGGGGTAGTTCCTCAAGATCCTTTGTTGTTTGACGGTACAGTTCAAGACAACATTGCTTTAACTAACCCAGATGCAACCACCGAAGAAATTATCGAAGCAGCGCGTGTCGCCGCTGCCCACGAATTTATTATGGGTTTACCCAACGGTTACAATACACGTGTGGGTGAACGGGGTGCAGGACTTTCCGGTGGACAAAGACAAAGAATTGCGATCGCACGTTCGGTATTACAACGACCCAAATTATTAGTGTTAGATGAAGCAACCAGCGCTCTAGATTACGTAACCGAGCGCCAAGTCTGTCTGAATTTAGCTCAAGAGTTCAAAGGAAATACAGTATTTTTTATTACTCATCGTCTCACTACTGTGAGCCATGCAGATAGAATTATCGTCATGGATAGCGGCAGAATTACAGAACAAGGAAACCATCAAGAGTTAATGGCTGCTAAAGGTCATTATCATTACCTGTATCAGCAGCAAGAAGTCAATCTGTAA
- a CDS encoding DUF928 domain-containing protein has product MLEKAFKTRAFTVICLALLLTCSWAIPQQALANSEEQPRQGIPKRKMGGGTRGQCFSSVGHLMALVPENNLGFTKKAYPNILFYLPPTSTSAMVEFVLQDENRQSVYETTFTKSSAGGIINFSLPESSSLPPLGINKKYNWYVSLICDPENRANDIVVNGWIQRVELDSNFNKQLEQTTSPLGLVALYAKAGLWQDALATLAELRATQPNDSRLAVNWTQLLKTEKLDAIAQEPFLEIQIPNTP; this is encoded by the coding sequence ATGCTAGAAAAAGCTTTTAAAACCAGGGCATTTACTGTTATCTGTTTGGCATTGCTATTGACTTGTTCTTGGGCTATTCCTCAACAAGCACTTGCAAATTCTGAAGAGCAACCAAGACAGGGTATACCCAAACGCAAAATGGGAGGTGGAACTCGCGGTCAGTGCTTTAGTAGTGTTGGGCATTTAATGGCTTTGGTACCAGAAAACAATTTAGGATTTACCAAAAAAGCTTATCCCAACATTTTATTCTATTTACCACCAACCTCAACATCAGCAATGGTGGAATTTGTACTGCAAGATGAAAATCGTCAATCAGTTTATGAGACTACTTTTACTAAAAGCAGCGCTGGCGGAATTATCAATTTTAGTTTGCCTGAATCTAGCTCCTTACCTCCACTAGGCATCAATAAAAAATACAATTGGTATGTGTCACTCATTTGCGATCCGGAAAACAGAGCCAACGATATTGTGGTCAATGGCTGGATTCAAAGAGTAGAACTAGACTCAAACTTCAATAAACAATTAGAGCAAACAACATCACCTTTAGGACTTGTAGCTCTTTATGCCAAAGCTGGACTTTGGCAAGATGCATTAGCTACATTAGCAGAACTGCGAGCCACTCAACCGAATGATTCTAGACTGGCTGTTAATTGGACACAACTCTTAAAAACTGAAAAATTGGATGCGATCGCACAGGAGCCTTTTTTGGAGATCCAAATCCCCAACACCCCCTAG